From Roseibium alexandrii DFL-11, the proteins below share one genomic window:
- a CDS encoding TetR/AcrR family transcriptional regulator translates to MRPSKRDELVHKAQEIFDRDGFQATGMDALVAETGISKTTMFKHFRNKDELILATLRLRDETFRNWMHRKLDRFSGAPDQQLLAVFELLQEWFDQPDFHGCLFIKAASEFSDGEAAIPAQAREHKRLLLNDLIGLAKAAGADLPDQLGRQLMLLIEGAIVAARMGYSQTPARDAHAAAKVLIDQAIRQ, encoded by the coding sequence ATGCGCCCGAGTAAACGCGACGAACTGGTTCATAAAGCCCAAGAGATTTTCGATCGGGATGGATTTCAGGCAACCGGCATGGATGCGCTTGTGGCTGAGACCGGCATCAGCAAGACAACGATGTTCAAGCACTTCCGGAACAAGGATGAACTGATCCTGGCGACCTTGCGGCTTCGGGATGAGACGTTCCGTAACTGGATGCACCGGAAACTTGACCGGTTCTCAGGCGCGCCGGATCAGCAACTGTTGGCGGTTTTCGAACTGTTGCAGGAGTGGTTCGACCAGCCGGATTTTCACGGCTGCTTGTTCATCAAGGCAGCCTCGGAGTTCTCTGACGGCGAAGCGGCGATCCCGGCGCAGGCCCGCGAACACAAACGGCTCCTGCTCAACGACTTGATTGGATTGGCCAAGGCCGCCGGAGCAGATTTGCCGGATCAGCTGGGCCGCCAGTTGATGCTTTTGATTGAGGGCGCCATCGTTGCAGCGCGCATGGGGTACTCCCAAACACCGGCCCGCGATGCACACGCGGCGGCAAAGGTGCTGATTGACCAGGCTATTCGCCAATAA
- a CDS encoding MarR family winged helix-turn-helix transcriptional regulator: MDNASRHTLFSFFNEIGIIAQLSRAAMEARLPKGLTLPHFSVINHLIRVKDGQTPLALAKAFQVPKTTMTHTLSGLLDHGLVDMRPNPKDGRSKTVWLTEAGRQFRETAIRSIDPDMSAIKSAIPEEKIAEILPILAEVRSFMDAYRDEN, encoded by the coding sequence ATGGATAACGCGTCCCGCCATACGCTGTTCAGTTTTTTCAATGAAATCGGCATTATTGCCCAACTGAGCCGGGCTGCGATGGAAGCCCGGCTGCCGAAGGGCCTGACCCTGCCCCACTTCAGTGTGATCAACCACCTGATACGGGTAAAAGACGGTCAAACGCCCCTGGCACTTGCCAAGGCATTTCAGGTTCCCAAGACGACAATGACCCACACGCTGAGCGGCTTGCTGGATCACGGCTTGGTTGACATGCGCCCAAACCCAAAAGACGGCCGCAGCAAAACAGTCTGGCTTACCGAAGCCGGGCGTCAGTTTCGCGAGACGGCCATCCGCTCGATTGATCCGGACATGTCGGCGATAAAATCGGCAATCCCGGAGGAAAAAATCGCCGAAATACTGCCGATTCTCGCGGAAGTTCGCAGTTTCATGGATGCGTATCGCGACGAGAATTGA
- a CDS encoding DNA helicase has protein sequence MDTLSTPIFRLKKRAHQLVRDEGLPLHRALDRVAQHEGFRNWSLLANRYKTDPLHIQVLNQMRPGHTLLVGGRPRQGKTKLGLKLVARAAVAGGPVVVFSLDYTEDQIRAEFAHLWESGNQSPRHPIIDVSDQICANHIVARLQQAPGCSLVLIDYLQLLDQSRTTPPLDEQLHVLTRFVKSSGCKMVFLAQIDRDFENSGRKLPDFGDVRQPNPCDFSRFDLGCFLHGGEVQIVPAP, from the coding sequence ATGGATACCTTATCGACTCCGATTTTCCGTCTAAAAAAGCGTGCTCATCAGTTGGTACGAGACGAGGGCCTTCCTCTTCACAGGGCACTGGACCGGGTCGCACAACACGAAGGATTTCGAAACTGGAGCCTTCTAGCAAACCGATACAAAACTGATCCGCTGCATATCCAAGTTCTTAATCAAATGCGCCCCGGGCATACATTGCTCGTCGGGGGCAGGCCTCGACAGGGCAAGACCAAGCTCGGCTTGAAGCTAGTTGCCCGGGCGGCAGTTGCAGGTGGACCAGTCGTCGTATTTTCCCTGGACTACACCGAGGATCAGATCCGGGCTGAATTTGCGCACTTATGGGAGAGTGGCAATCAGTCACCACGGCATCCCATCATTGATGTATCTGACCAGATTTGTGCCAACCATATTGTTGCCCGCCTGCAGCAAGCGCCAGGCTGCTCGCTTGTCCTAATTGATTATCTTCAACTCCTGGACCAAAGCCGGACGACACCGCCACTGGACGAGCAGTTGCATGTCCTAACGCGGTTCGTAAAAAGCAGCGGCTGTAAGATGGTTTTCTTGGCGCAGATAGATCGTGACTTTGAAAACTCCGGCAGAAAGTTGCCCGATTTTGGTGATGTTCGCCAGCCGAATCCATGTGATTTCTCCAGGTTCGACTTAGGGTGTTTTTTGCATGGTGGTGAAGTGCAGATCGTACCTGCCCCATAG
- a CDS encoding alpha/beta fold hydrolase has translation MSLITRTLSAALLAAALTIPIASSNASERASAFETRFGYETIDGLRIAYREAGDPANPTVLLLHGFPTSSHMFRNLIPDLAADYHVIAPDFQGFGASDMPSAETYDYTFDNLAGTVDALLERKNIENYALYLMDYGAPVGYRLFADAPDRVTGFIIQNGNAYEEGLPEFWDPIRAYWADPSEENAAPLRGFLAIEGTKWQFTHGTRNPDAISPDNYWHVQYLLDRPGNAEVQLELFYDYRTNLTLYPEWQALFREHQPPALVVWGRKDQIFPAEGAHPYRQDLTNVEFHLLDTGHFALEEDGAFIADEIRDFLEREVNP, from the coding sequence ATGTCGCTGATTACCAGAACCCTTTCGGCTGCCTTGTTGGCAGCGGCCTTGACCATACCAATTGCGTCATCCAACGCCTCGGAGCGCGCCTCCGCGTTTGAGACCAGGTTTGGATACGAAACGATCGACGGTCTGCGAATTGCTTATCGTGAGGCCGGTGATCCCGCCAATCCGACTGTGCTGCTGCTGCACGGCTTTCCGACCTCGTCGCACATGTTCCGCAACCTGATTCCGGACCTTGCAGCGGACTATCACGTGATCGCACCTGACTTTCAGGGATTTGGCGCGTCCGACATGCCGTCCGCTGAAACCTACGATTATACGTTCGACAACCTGGCCGGTACGGTCGATGCGCTTCTGGAACGCAAGAACATTGAGAATTATGCGCTCTACCTGATGGACTACGGCGCACCCGTGGGCTACCGGCTGTTTGCCGATGCCCCTGACAGGGTGACGGGTTTCATCATTCAAAACGGCAACGCTTATGAAGAAGGCCTGCCGGAGTTTTGGGATCCCATTCGGGCCTACTGGGCCGATCCTTCAGAGGAAAATGCCGCCCCCCTGCGCGGGTTCCTCGCGATCGAAGGCACCAAATGGCAATTCACCCACGGAACCAGAAACCCGGACGCCATCAGCCCGGACAATTATTGGCACGTACAATACCTTTTGGATCGCCCGGGAAATGCCGAGGTTCAACTGGAGCTGTTCTATGATTACCGGACCAATCTGACGCTCTATCCGGAATGGCAGGCTTTGTTCCGCGAGCATCAGCCGCCTGCCCTCGTGGTCTGGGGCAGGAAAGATCAGATTTTCCCGGCGGAAGGCGCCCACCCCTATCGGCAGGACCTGACCAATGTCGAGTTCCATCTTCTCGACACTGGCCACTTTGCCCTTGAAGAAGACGGGGCTTTCATAGCAGACGAAATTCGGGATTTCCTGGAACGCGAAGTCAACCCGTAA
- a CDS encoding gamma-butyrobetaine hydroxylase-like domain-containing protein — protein MTDSSAPWPTELRVSKDRKTLTVAFNDGEQHELSAEYLRVCSPSAEVKGHAPSQKKTVPGKKNVGIMKIDPVGNYAVRIHFDDMHNSGIFSWTYLLELATDRSKYWGGYLQELGEKGLSR, from the coding sequence ATGACTGACTCTTCTGCCCCCTGGCCGACTGAACTCAGGGTTTCCAAGGATCGCAAAACCTTGACCGTTGCTTTCAACGATGGGGAGCAGCACGAATTGAGTGCGGAATATCTGCGGGTGTGTTCACCGTCGGCCGAGGTGAAAGGTCACGCTCCGTCGCAAAAGAAAACCGTCCCTGGCAAGAAAAACGTCGGGATCATGAAGATTGATCCAGTGGGCAATTACGCCGTCCGCATTCACTTCGACGACATGCACAATTCCGGTATTTTCAGCTGGACTTATCTCCTGGAACTGGCAACGGACCGGTCAAAGTACTGGGGCGGGTACTTGCAGGAGCTCGGTGAGAAGGGCCTCAGCCGGTAA
- a CDS encoding L,D-transpeptidase produces the protein MKKLFYLVLALAISAIMFETPASAQGTYFDPVSKRWLTMKYHPGGPSPIKRKRVRYDGPYSPGTIVIDTSERRLYHVLGNGRAMKYGVGVGKDGFQWAGTHRVTRKAEWPSWTPPAQMRARERAKGRILPAHMKGGPNNPMGARALYIGNTLYRIHGTTEPWTIGSAVSSGCIRMANEDVIHLYKSVDVGAKIIVKR, from the coding sequence ATGAAAAAACTGTTTTATTTGGTTTTGGCACTCGCGATCAGCGCGATCATGTTCGAAACCCCTGCCAGTGCGCAAGGAACCTACTTCGATCCGGTGAGCAAACGCTGGCTCACCATGAAATACCATCCAGGCGGGCCTTCCCCGATCAAGCGCAAGCGCGTGCGTTATGACGGTCCTTACAGCCCGGGCACCATTGTCATCGACACGTCCGAGCGCCGCCTTTACCATGTTCTGGGCAATGGCCGCGCCATGAAATACGGCGTGGGTGTCGGCAAAGACGGTTTCCAGTGGGCCGGGACACACCGCGTGACCCGCAAGGCTGAATGGCCGAGCTGGACACCGCCGGCGCAGATGCGGGCCCGCGAGCGTGCCAAGGGCCGGATCCTTCCGGCGCACATGAAGGGTGGCCCGAACAACCCGATGGGTGCACGCGCGCTCTACATCGGCAACACCTTGTATCGTATCCACGGGACCACGGAACCGTGGACGATCGGCTCAGCGGTCTCTTCCGGGTGCATCCGGATGGCGAATGAGGATGTCATCCATCTTTACAAAAGCGTGGATGTCGGCGCGAAAATCATTGTGAAGCGCTGA
- a CDS encoding Acg family FMN-binding oxidoreductase: MSVSRRKTLALLGGGLIVAATASAGTFLATRTPEKALKPWSNAGGYEDPRLFALSYALLAPNPHNRQPWLIELTDKNAFRLHRDPARDLPHTDPYHRQIFIGLGCFLEQMAIAARPKGFSAEISLFPEGADGPVADVVLVERADSDPLGAHMMSRRSCKEPFQDTPVTAAMTADLKTYGTVWTNPADVETIKDLTWQAWLTEMNTHRTLKESVDLMRFGKEEINANPDGIDLGGPFLESLMVAGLLTKDSQLDPESTGFQEGVKMYQAMLHATPAYISLTTPANTRPDQIEAGRRWLRLNLETTRLGLALHPVSQALQEFDEMAPHHAEAHRLLAKPGETVQMLGRLGFGPQTARTPRWPLETRMMNG, encoded by the coding sequence ATGTCAGTTTCCCGCCGCAAAACGCTCGCCCTACTTGGAGGTGGTCTTATTGTTGCCGCCACCGCATCGGCCGGTACATTTCTCGCTACCCGCACTCCAGAAAAGGCGCTCAAACCGTGGAGCAACGCCGGCGGATACGAAGATCCACGGCTGTTTGCCCTGTCTTACGCCTTGCTGGCACCAAACCCGCATAACCGGCAGCCCTGGCTGATCGAGTTGACTGACAAGAACGCCTTCCGGCTGCACAGAGATCCGGCGCGGGATCTCCCTCACACCGACCCTTACCACCGGCAGATCTTCATCGGTCTCGGCTGTTTCCTGGAGCAAATGGCCATTGCTGCAAGGCCCAAAGGCTTTTCGGCAGAGATTTCACTCTTTCCAGAGGGAGCTGATGGTCCAGTCGCGGATGTTGTGTTGGTAGAGAGAGCGGACTCAGATCCATTGGGCGCACACATGATGAGCCGGCGGTCCTGCAAGGAGCCGTTCCAGGACACGCCCGTCACTGCTGCCATGACGGCGGACCTTAAAACCTATGGCACTGTTTGGACAAATCCGGCGGATGTCGAAACCATCAAAGACCTGACCTGGCAGGCCTGGTTGACGGAAATGAACACCCACCGGACCTTGAAGGAAAGCGTTGACTTGATGCGCTTCGGCAAGGAGGAAATCAATGCAAATCCGGACGGCATTGATCTCGGCGGTCCGTTCCTGGAAAGCCTGATGGTGGCAGGTCTTCTAACCAAGGACAGCCAGCTGGACCCGGAGTCCACAGGATTTCAGGAAGGCGTGAAGATGTACCAGGCAATGCTCCATGCAACGCCCGCCTATATCAGCCTGACAACGCCGGCAAACACACGGCCCGATCAAATAGAGGCTGGCCGCCGCTGGCTAAGGCTCAACCTGGAAACGACACGTCTTGGACTGGCCCTTCACCCGGTGAGCCAGGCGCTGCAGGAGTTTGACGAAATGGCCCCGCATCATGCCGAAGCGCACCGCCTGCTTGCCAAACCGGGAGAAACTGTTCAGATGCTTGGACGATTGGGATTCGGGCCGCAAACCGCCCGCACGCCGCGCTGGCCCCTTGAAACACGGATGATGAATGGATAA
- a CDS encoding cryptochrome/photolyase family protein — protein MTTIVWFRQDLRVSDNPALHEATRRGPVLPVYILETPDQSGDEHPLGGASRWWLHHSLAALKEDLPGLVFLRGSARHLIPELVQETGADAVYWNRCYEPHAIERDSALKESLKTDLIDAKSFKASLLFEPWDVETKTGGPYKVYSPFWKAAQKISVPDPLPAPAEINFTAYDRGDNLSDLELLPTKPNWAEGWEDIWQPGAAGAKDRLIEFLDHGLSGYGDKRNRPDLPNVSRLSPHLHFGDISPKQVWSATQHATARKSSLSSDGHKFLSEIAWREFSYHLLYHYPQLPEKNWRPAFDAYPWRESEEDLKKWQTGLTGYPMVDAGMRELWHTGYMHNRVRMLAGSFLVKHLRLHWKHGEAWFRDTLVDADLANNSASWQWVAGSGADAAPYFRIFNPISQGPKFDPDGKYVRRWVPELAKLPTKHLFSPFEAPASVLSEAGVRLGETYPYPIVDHGKARQAALDGYEDVKSAGKDAA, from the coding sequence ATGACTACAATCGTTTGGTTCCGGCAGGACTTGCGCGTTTCCGACAATCCGGCCCTTCATGAAGCAACCCGGCGGGGCCCGGTATTGCCGGTCTATATTCTTGAAACACCGGATCAATCAGGCGATGAACATCCCTTGGGCGGCGCCAGCCGGTGGTGGCTGCATCACAGCCTGGCCGCGCTGAAGGAAGACCTCCCGGGTCTTGTCTTTCTGCGCGGCAGCGCACGGCATCTGATCCCGGAACTCGTTCAAGAGACCGGCGCTGATGCCGTCTACTGGAACCGCTGTTATGAGCCCCATGCGATCGAACGCGACAGTGCGCTGAAAGAGTCCCTGAAAACCGACCTGATCGATGCCAAGAGTTTCAAGGCGTCATTGCTGTTTGAGCCCTGGGATGTCGAAACAAAAACCGGCGGCCCCTACAAGGTGTATTCGCCGTTCTGGAAAGCGGCTCAAAAAATCAGCGTGCCCGATCCATTGCCTGCCCCGGCGGAGATCAACTTCACTGCTTATGATCGAGGGGATAACCTGTCCGACCTGGAATTGCTGCCGACGAAGCCGAACTGGGCTGAAGGCTGGGAAGACATCTGGCAGCCTGGAGCAGCCGGTGCCAAAGACCGCCTGATCGAATTTCTGGACCACGGATTGTCAGGCTATGGTGACAAGCGCAACCGGCCGGACCTGCCGAATGTCTCGCGCCTTTCGCCACACCTTCATTTCGGCGATATCTCGCCAAAGCAAGTGTGGTCGGCAACGCAGCATGCAACCGCCCGCAAATCCAGCCTTTCCAGTGACGGGCACAAATTCCTGTCGGAAATCGCCTGGCGCGAGTTCTCCTATCATCTCCTCTACCATTACCCGCAACTGCCGGAGAAAAATTGGCGGCCTGCCTTCGACGCTTACCCCTGGCGGGAGAGCGAGGAGGATCTGAAGAAATGGCAAACGGGATTGACTGGTTATCCGATGGTGGATGCCGGGATGCGCGAACTCTGGCACACGGGCTACATGCACAATCGTGTGCGAATGCTGGCTGGCAGTTTCCTGGTCAAGCATCTCCGTCTCCACTGGAAGCACGGCGAAGCCTGGTTCCGCGACACGCTGGTCGATGCGGATCTTGCCAACAACTCAGCAAGCTGGCAGTGGGTCGCCGGTTCCGGGGCAGATGCGGCACCATATTTCCGGATCTTCAATCCGATTTCGCAGGGACCGAAATTCGACCCGGACGGCAAATACGTGCGCCGCTGGGTGCCGGAATTGGCCAAGCTGCCGACAAAACACCTGTTTTCGCCCTTCGAGGCCCCGGCAAGCGTTTTGAGCGAGGCGGGCGTCCGGCTTGGAGAAACCTACCCGTATCCGATCGTTGACCATGGCAAGGCCCGCCAAGCTGCGCTCGACGGCTATGAGGATGTGAAATCAGCGGGAAAAGATGCAGCTTGA
- a CDS encoding multidrug effflux MFS transporter, with amino-acid sequence MASDLTAHTTREPKRIAFVVMLMGISTLSPFAMNIYLPSVDGMMSAFSATAAEIQLTLAFYFIAIAVAQIFLGPISDQFGRRPVIVAGMVLFVIGSVLCLMAPTVEALIAARIVQAIGGGAGLVLARAIVRDVYGRDKAASMIGYVAMGMAVAPTIGPAIGGFLDAHYGWRGGFVLMLIFGIGVTICAWLFLPETNQHKKAVSLKQIGQGYADLFKEKMFWVFCGASTFMAWLYFAYLGGAPFVAAGVFNMAPAEIGLYLMVVSIGYIIGNFITGRIAARAGIARMIALGVITGVFGVSLLVVGTLTDSLTGPLFFMPMFFIGLGNGLGIPSAISGAVSIRPDLAGTASGMLSFLQVGAGALVSSAVAYMFSADIAGGGEMPMILVMVVGGVFGLACVLAVFLGERQDTQYEDR; translated from the coding sequence ATGGCCTCAGATCTGACTGCGCATACAACCCGGGAACCCAAACGGATCGCGTTTGTTGTCATGCTTATGGGCATTTCGACATTGTCTCCCTTTGCGATGAACATCTATCTGCCATCGGTCGACGGCATGATGAGCGCATTCTCGGCCACCGCAGCTGAGATTCAGCTCACTCTAGCTTTTTATTTCATCGCTATCGCCGTCGCGCAGATTTTTTTGGGGCCGATCTCGGACCAGTTCGGCAGGCGCCCCGTTATTGTAGCCGGAATGGTGCTGTTCGTCATCGGCAGCGTGTTGTGTTTGATGGCGCCGACGGTTGAGGCCCTGATAGCTGCCCGGATTGTTCAAGCGATCGGCGGCGGTGCCGGTCTCGTTCTGGCCCGTGCCATCGTCCGGGACGTCTACGGACGCGACAAAGCAGCCAGCATGATCGGTTATGTTGCAATGGGCATGGCAGTCGCGCCGACCATCGGGCCCGCGATCGGCGGGTTTCTCGACGCGCATTACGGTTGGCGTGGTGGTTTTGTGTTGATGCTGATTTTTGGGATCGGCGTTACGATTTGCGCCTGGCTTTTCCTTCCTGAGACCAATCAGCACAAAAAAGCGGTCAGTCTGAAGCAGATCGGGCAGGGCTATGCGGATCTGTTTAAGGAAAAGATGTTCTGGGTGTTCTGCGGGGCATCGACCTTTATGGCCTGGCTGTACTTTGCCTATCTCGGCGGCGCCCCGTTTGTCGCCGCCGGTGTGTTCAATATGGCTCCTGCGGAAATAGGCCTTTATCTGATGGTGGTCTCGATCGGCTATATCATCGGGAACTTCATCACCGGCCGGATTGCAGCTCGTGCAGGGATTGCCCGGATGATCGCGCTCGGTGTGATCACCGGTGTCTTTGGGGTGTCGCTTCTTGTCGTTGGAACCTTGACGGACAGCCTTACCGGGCCGCTGTTTTTCATGCCGATGTTTTTCATCGGTCTGGGCAATGGGCTTGGCATTCCAAGCGCCATCTCCGGAGCTGTGAGCATCCGCCCTGATCTTGCCGGCACGGCGTCCGGAATGCTCAGTTTTCTTCAGGTTGGCGCCGGTGCGCTGGTCTCGAGTGCCGTCGCCTATATGTTCTCGGCAGACATTGCCGGGGGCGGTGAGATGCCGATGATCCTGGTCATGGTTGTCGGAGGCGTTTTCGGACTGGCGTGTGTGCTCGCCGTTTTCCTCGGCGAGCGCCAGGACACACAATATGAAGACCGGTGA
- the moaA gene encoding GTP 3',8-cyclase MoaA produces the protein MIDPFGRAVSYLRVSVTDRCDFRCVYCMAEDMTFLPKREVLSLEELDRLCTAFIEKGVRKLRLTGGEPLVRKNIMSLIRSLGRHLDSGALEELTLTTNGSQLARFAHELYDCGVRRINVSIDTLDPQKFKAVTRWGDLAKVMDGIRVAKEAGLAIKINMVALKQVNEHEIESMMTWCHEHGYDLTMIETMPLGEINEDRTDQYLPLSTVRQRLSERFTLMDIPYKTGGPARYVTVEETGGRLGFITPMTHNFCESCNRVRVTCTGQLYMCLGQDDMADLRAPLRASEGNELLSAAIDEAIGRKPKGHDFVIDRERNQPAVSRHMSVTGG, from the coding sequence ATGATCGATCCCTTTGGCCGCGCCGTTTCCTATCTCCGGGTATCCGTCACTGACCGCTGTGATTTTAGGTGTGTGTACTGCATGGCAGAAGACATGACGTTCCTGCCAAAACGCGAAGTTCTCAGCCTCGAAGAGCTGGACCGCCTGTGCACCGCCTTCATCGAAAAAGGTGTCCGCAAGCTGCGCCTGACAGGCGGTGAACCGCTGGTGCGCAAAAACATCATGAGCCTGATCCGCAGCCTCGGGCGGCATCTGGACAGTGGCGCTCTGGAAGAGCTGACGCTCACCACCAACGGATCCCAGCTCGCCCGCTTTGCGCATGAGCTTTATGATTGCGGCGTTCGCCGCATCAATGTTTCCATCGACACGCTGGATCCGCAGAAATTCAAGGCGGTCACCCGCTGGGGCGATCTTGCCAAAGTCATGGACGGCATCCGCGTCGCCAAGGAAGCCGGGCTTGCTATCAAGATCAACATGGTCGCGCTCAAACAAGTGAATGAGCATGAAATTGAGAGCATGATGACCTGGTGCCATGAGCATGGGTATGATCTCACAATGATCGAAACCATGCCGCTCGGCGAGATCAACGAAGATCGCACCGATCAGTATCTGCCGCTCTCCACCGTGCGCCAGCGCCTGTCCGAACGCTTCACCCTGATGGACATCCCTTACAAAACCGGTGGGCCGGCGCGCTATGTCACGGTTGAGGAAACCGGCGGCCGCCTCGGCTTCATCACCCCAATGACTCACAATTTCTGCGAAAGCTGCAACCGGGTCCGCGTGACCTGCACCGGCCAGCTTTACATGTGCCTTGGTCAGGATGACATGGCGGACCTGCGAGCGCCTTTACGGGCATCTGAAGGCAATGAGCTGCTGAGTGCCGCAATTGACGAGGCCATTGGACGCAAGCCAAAGGGGCACGACTTTGTCATTGACCGGGAGCGTAATCAGCCCGCTGTTTCCCGGCACATGAGCGTCACGGGCGGGTAA
- a CDS encoding pyridoxamine 5'-phosphate oxidase family protein — MARALSTIAFTPAVRARQTEEGSREAYAPLDLPEADSGDRLGPAEAAFISERDGFYQATVSETGWPYVQFRGGPRGFLKVMDEKTLAYADFRGNRQYISSGNLKENDRVSLILMDYPNRRRLKVWARARQIDAKDDPNLIAALREDRYRGLPERAVVLTIEALDWNCPQHIPKRYTLEELAPDILALQNRIADLEAENVELKDFLKPAT, encoded by the coding sequence ATGGCACGCGCATTGTCAACCATTGCCTTTACCCCGGCTGTTCGGGCGCGGCAAACGGAAGAAGGTTCCCGGGAGGCTTACGCCCCGCTCGATCTTCCGGAGGCGGACAGCGGCGATCGGCTGGGCCCAGCAGAAGCTGCCTTCATCTCCGAACGTGATGGCTTCTATCAGGCGACCGTCTCCGAGACCGGTTGGCCCTACGTTCAGTTTCGTGGTGGACCACGCGGGTTCTTGAAGGTTATGGATGAAAAGACACTGGCCTATGCGGATTTTCGCGGCAACCGGCAATACATCAGCTCCGGCAACCTCAAAGAAAATGACCGTGTATCCCTGATCCTGATGGATTACCCCAATCGCCGCCGCCTGAAAGTCTGGGCGCGGGCCCGGCAGATTGATGCCAAGGACGATCCGAACCTGATCGCCGCTTTGCGCGAAGACCGATATCGCGGCCTGCCCGAACGCGCCGTCGTCCTGACGATCGAAGCCCTCGACTGGAACTGTCCGCAGCACATTCCGAAGCGCTACACGCTGGAAGAACTCGCGCCGGACATTCTGGCCCTTCAAAACCGTATTGCAGACCTCGAAGCGGAAAACGTGGAACTCAAAGACTTCCTGAAACCCGCAACCTAA
- a CDS encoding urea carboxylase-associated family protein, giving the protein MTQPVDAADRRAIRPVICYPNDTLPAPDLTLYGKAREGAEKIGEVTVPPREAASIEIPVGCFLKITSIEGPQVGDLNLFNSADLSERFYSGKTRALHGTHVTTGDRLWSNFPTLRPLATVTTDTLDWYGIDEFGGSVHDVIGTRCDPYTGRALGGPDYHHCCHSNLTRALAQTKGMSLEEAENHVHDVLNVFMCTGFTRDTGQYFMKASPVRPGDYLEFFAEIGLLAVMSACPGGDCGSEHSSDTAPCHPMLMEVFKPLDGRLDGWQSPEINPYDRTHGL; this is encoded by the coding sequence ATGACCCAACCCGTTGATGCTGCAGACCGCCGCGCGATCCGCCCGGTGATTTGTTATCCGAACGATACCCTGCCTGCCCCTGACCTGACGCTTTATGGAAAGGCGCGAGAAGGTGCGGAAAAGATTGGCGAGGTGACGGTGCCTCCGCGAGAAGCCGCGAGCATTGAAATCCCGGTAGGATGTTTTTTGAAGATTACGTCGATTGAGGGCCCACAGGTTGGCGACCTCAATCTCTTCAACAGTGCTGATCTCAGCGAACGGTTTTATTCCGGCAAGACGCGCGCACTCCATGGCACGCATGTGACCACTGGGGACCGGCTCTGGTCGAACTTCCCGACCCTACGCCCGCTGGCAACCGTCACCACCGATACCCTCGACTGGTATGGCATCGACGAATTCGGCGGCTCGGTGCATGATGTGATCGGAACGCGATGCGACCCCTATACCGGCCGTGCGCTTGGCGGTCCTGATTATCACCATTGCTGCCATTCCAATTTGACCCGTGCGCTCGCTCAGACCAAAGGCATGAGCCTGGAAGAAGCCGAAAACCACGTCCATGATGTGCTGAATGTCTTCATGTGCACCGGTTTTACCCGCGACACCGGTCAGTACTTCATGAAGGCCAGCCCAGTCCGGCCAGGCGACTATCTTGAGTTTTTTGCCGAAATCGGATTGCTCGCCGTCATGAGCGCCTGTCCGGGCGGCGATTGCGGGTCAGAACATTCGAGTGACACCGCGCCCTGTCATCCAATGCTCATGGAAGTCTTCAAGCCGCTCGATGGCCGTCTGGATGGATGGCAATCGCCTGAAATCAATCCGTATGATCGCACCCACGGGCTCTGA